The genomic window ATGGGCATACTCCAATCCCTCACAACACATTCACATAATCACACATACAGGtagacatacacagacacacatgcagacacatagACAGGCACCGACAGACAggttcacacagacacacacacacatccacatacaTACAAAGCAATGGAAATATATCAAACACTCAAAAAAACCAATCACACAGAACTCAGATATATACATATATTTGTACAAAATACAATTTGCATTTCAGATAATGTTTACATTTACCTTTTTGTTTTCTAGAAAAGCACGCCAATTATTGAACCACTGGAAAGATGCAGATGTGACTGGCACATCAAAGGTACAAAGGTCTTGAATCAAATGCCATTAATACATTGATTGGTCCAATATTACTTTTCCCCATGAATCTTATGATGCATGTTAGATTTGGAAGAGGAGGAAGTCTGTCACCACATACTGTTGTTCTAGATAATTGTTAAAGTGATCAGGTTATTGATGCTCAAGGGAGATACATAGACATCATGTGAATATAGAAAATATCACTTTGTCTATTAGTACAACACATCATTTAATCTGCTCTCATGAACAGAGAGGAGGGACATAACAACAATTTAATATAAAACACACACATATTATCATTTTTGAAGTGTTTAAACATAGGTCACTTGATTTGGAACTCATTGTAAACCATGTTATTCAatgaatcatttctgaagaatcgAAAGCTTTGCCAACACATTGGTCATTTTACTGAACTATAGACATGTTCCTGAtgtggaaataaaacaaaagttgtcAATACAGTGAGTTGATTTTTATGACAGAAAATGAGAAATGCtacaaaatgattttaaaaattctcaccATCGGAAAGCCTTAGAACTCCAGCATAACCAAGGCACAGGCAGATTCAGACTTTCCTTGGTTTCCACAACACTTCCCACAGCCAAGCATATGTTAAACATCAGGAGAACCTCCCATGTATTGTTTCCCTCAAGCATTCATCCCCTACACCTTGATTCTGTTACTTCTGTGTAGGGGTGGGAGAAGTATTTGGATTACATGATGCCAGTCCCATATGAGGTCGAACTCAGAGTGGAAGTCAGCTATTCCATTCAACACACTGTTGGAAATTGGACACTGGACTTTTTCATAGAGTCTCCCTTTCTGTTCGTTTCCCCCTTAGGTAAACAACAACAATTTGCAGGAAGCTGGAGGGGAGAATGATGCCATCTTCCCAGAGGGTAAGGATCACACGGTGATCCTGAGGATGGAACCTGATCAGATTGTCACAGATGCATCTGACTCGATCTACAACAAGCAGAAAATCCATGCCGGGGAGTACAGGACCTTGCTGAAATGGAACGGCCAAGAATTCATCTTTTTGAAATCGACATTCCAGGGGAATGCCCCCGAGGTGACCAGCCGCTCAAAGCTGGTGGTAGTTGGCCACGGCTCAAGCCAAGAGAACACTTTGGGAGGAATGACCGCCCATCAGCTGTCCAAGACCATCCTCACTCTCCGTGGAGCTGAATCGCCTCTCGCCTTCCCCAGCAAATCGGTGCAGTCACTCAGCCTGGTGGCTTGCAATGTCGGCGCAGGCCCTGAAGGCGAGCAGTTTGTCCGGGATCTTCTCATCGATCTACGGGACCATGAGCTGGAGGTGGGCTCCCTGTCGGCCCGGACCGCTAAGGTCAGCGTCCTCCCGGACGGCACCAAAGTCACGTCGGATCCTGGTGAAGACTGGCTCAGGCATGAAACCAGCCACCGGCGTCAGGTGAGGCTGGGTGAAGACAACCAGCTGGAAGACCTTAGTGATGAGGACAGCTACTGGACACACACATATGACCCAGATGAAGACATCCACCCTTTGGTGGACCAACCAGGACATTTAATTTGGCACATTGACGGAGAAGAATACCTGGTCCCGGACACGAAGCTGGATGATATCATTCAAAGTAAAACTAAACAAATATTTGATATGGCCGAAGGTGTGACGGTGGAAGAAGTTGACAGGATAAAAATTTCCGATCAGAAACAAGAAACTGTTCGAGTGAGAGTATTTGAGACGTTTCAGCAATATCTGGCGAACGTCCTCGATCTGATCCGGGAAAGTCAAGTAGCGAGATACCGACTTCTCAGATCAGAATACAACATAAAAAACATACAGACGGCATGGCAAAAACAGCAGCTCCCTttacctgacaacatcctggatGAAAATGATATGCCTGTAATACGGGACGAAAAGAAATTGATTGATATATGGGACAGGATTGTCAACATCAAGAAgatgaaaaaaagaacaaaggaCCAGGAAACACTAAATAAAGTGTACGAAAGTGTTGTGAatggaatgaagaaagaaaaccGATTCATACAATTTGGTGAGTACACTTTGAAGATCAATCTGGAGAACTTCTATGTTGAGCCATACATCCTCCCGAATGGTGAAGCCCCACCAAGAGAGATCGATTTGACCTACAACGGGCTTTTAAGCAGCATGAATGCTGCTGCGTATTTCAAGCAGAATGCTATAGCCTGGGTGACTGGGGAGGCAAATATGATCAGTAATAATGTCAATGAACATGACGCCGTTATCGTGGCAGCGACCCACTTAGCGGAGGTGGCGAGGAACCCCAGGATGGTGCTGATGAACTCTCTGCTCTGTGGCCAGTCCCGAAATGCCCGTCAATTCATTGAGTCCCACCCCATGGCTCGGGGTGGCACGTGGGGGACCAACCATGCCAACATCGGCTTGCAGACAGTAGAGACTGACAAGGTGCGGGATCTATCTCGGGCAGTCTTAAAAGAATGGATGAGGAGTACTTTGTTCGGTTTCTCACTGACACAGAACAGCGAAAACCTGCCACCAAAGGCTGATCAGAATGATTTTGATCGCTACATCAACAGCGAGGTTTTCAATAACCTTCCAGAGATTCCAACAATGCAGACCTACTCCTACCAAAGTCTGAGCCGAGATATAGTTGACCATATGCGGCGATTGGAAGACTCGGTGCTAGGGAAGAGTCTCCGACCAAGAGTGGCTTTAAAAATGGCCAACGACATACAGTACTTAGAGCGGGAGGTGACACAGAGCGTGAAATCCCAAGAGGAGGTGGACAGGGTGGAGTATGAGGTTGTGCATGGCTCAGCACGCTTAGAAAAGGGAAGTTTAACTGTCAAAATACAGAGCAAAAGTGGCCCTTCTATCAGTAAGGAGCTTCAAGTCCCAACCAAAGTGGAGAAGCTCACATCAGAGGAGTTGCTGGATGAACATTTCCGGGGTCTGGGCCAGGTCTCGGAGGGTGGAAGCCATGCCATGGAGAGAGTTAACTATGCCCTGGGTGTCTATGGCACCCTCATGGGTTTCCAGGGGGCCCGAGAGTTCCTGGAACAGGGCCGCGATGTGGAGGGTGGCATCATGCTGGCACAAGGAATCCATGGGCTGGGCGAGCTGGCCGGTATCAATGGGGAAGTCTCGAGTCTTCTCGAGCGCTCTGCCCACCGTGCCCTGACCAGCATCGCCACACAGATGGAGGGGAAAGCGGCCCAGAGCCTCCTGGGGAAAATGTCCAAGCTGGGGAAGATCACAGAGGCACCAGTGCTCTCTACCGCCTTCGCCGCCTTCAACATTTACGAGGACGTGGAGAGGAAGAGCCCGCTCGGTTACGCCGACGCTGCGCTGGATGGTGCCATCTTACTGACGGGGCTGGCCGGGCCAGAGATGGCCCCTGTCACCCTGGCCCTGACCATCATCAGACTCGGCCTGGACCCGCTATACTCAGAGATCAAGAGCAGCCTGGAATCCTTACCCGCAAGGGCATCGACTGGTCAGCGCTGCCTTGCGGTCCTCAAGGGCATCGCCCTCGCTTTACGAGACATTGGCCAGAGCATTTTGGATGTGGCGGCTGAGTTTTCCCCGTGGTCCCTGGCTTACAGAATCCCACAGCTGGACGAGCGACATCGCAAAGATATGAAATTCATCGAGGAGCTGAAGAGCGCCGAGAGTTATTTCACCATCACTGGGGACACCCAAGCCGATGGGTGCCATGGGGTGGTTGATTTCTTATCCGGGTAGGATTCTGCCTTCGGGGGGGCACTGGATGTTGAGCTGGACGATGCCAATTGTATGACGGTCCAAATACCCAATCCCATCGGCTCTGGAACCGTGGAAAAAGTGCATTGCTTCTCCGCTCACTGCTCCGTGAACGACGTGGTCGCTGGCATTGGAGAGACCCACTGGATTCACTTGATTGAGAAATCGGTCACGCTGCTGTTCTTCATCCATGTGCACACCCGCGAGGTCATTGGATCCCTGACCGAGGATCGCAGCACACTTCACGGCTCCTACACCGGCAATTCCCAGCCGAACCGCTTCTACactgtccaggaactccccaaaGAAGCCAAGCTCACCTACTCCCTCTCTGACTATTACTACAATCTCCGGGGAAGAGGCGGGCAGGATGCCTTCTATCTCGGGCCCCAGAGGAGCAGCGTGCAGGGGGGCAATGGTCAGGACCTGTACTTCATCCCTGAGTGGGGAGGAGTGACCGATATCGATAATCACGCAGCGGACGGAGTGACGGACTGGCTCTTCTTCAATGTCTCTTTCGCTCAGATCTCTGCCAGGAAATCCCAGCAAGACCTGAGACTATTCTTCAGCAATCAGCATCAAGTGCGGGTCATGAACTGGTTCCTGGGCAATGAATACCGTCACATGAAGTTCAGGAGCAATGATTACATCACCTTCACCATTGGCGATGCCACCTTGAATGGCTGGATTCAACTCCAAGCAGTGTCACTCGATTTCTCTCCTATTGAAGACAAGCCAGAAACTGTTGacctgagtgaagtgagatggaggtctgtcatctcagtggttggcactaagCATGGGGATACCATCCGCGGCAATCATTTGGGCAACGTATTGCGGGGAGGTCAGGGTGCCAACTACCTGGAGGGCCGTGATGGGAGGGACACCTATGTGATCGAGGCTGACAAGGCCTGTGACACCATCAATAACTGGTCGAGCGACGCTGAATCGGACACAGTCCATCTGCCTTCCCACCACCAAAACCTTGCTGTGACTCTCAGGGACAACGGCGACCTGGAGATCCGTGACACTGTTTCCCAACAAGAGGCCTGTGTGATTCTCCAGAACTGGCGAGGTGGGTGGGCCTGGCAGCACATTGTCTTCATCAGCGGCGACTTTGTCATGTTCCAAGTGTCAAACACTACCTCCCTGCCAGAGATCCAGCCGGTGCTTATAGACTTCAGCAGCCGAGAGTCCCACGTGGAATTCGACCTGGCCACATTTCCTGGGAACCAGCAGATCATGGCAGTGGTGGGATCTCCCCATGACGATCGGTTATATGGGAATGAGAGAAGCAACGTGCTGAGTGGGATGGGGGGAGCTGACTTTCTAAAGGGGAGAGGTGGCAGTGATACCTACATGATTGACTGCCGTGGGACTCAGCTCAGCCCCATCATCATTGACAATGAGGACACAAAGGAGGCAATGGATTTCCTCTTGCTGCCTGAAGACTTTGAGGATTTGGAAATGGTCTCAAGTTCAACTGATGTCCACCTTCGGTACCAGGAACAGCCTGGCTGTTATACCATCCTGAAAGATTGGTTCACGGGTCGGGCACATCGCCACTTGATGTTGCGGAGTAAGGACGGTGTGGTCTTCACAATCCCAGATCCTCACACAATTCAATTCCTCCCTTGGATCTTACACCATCCTTTTGAGGTCATCCAGCTCATCCCTCAGGTCTATGCAGTGGACAAGTCCAACTCCAAGCTTGACAGAGTGTTTATAGATGCACGGAGCCAAGCGCTGGCTCAAGCCGTCAAACTGATCGGCTCCTCCCAACAGAACTGGATCTACGGCAACCAGAGAAACAATTATATTGACTGTGGTTCAGGATTCTGCCATGCGGAGGGGGGCAACGGCAGCGACACCTACATCTTGACCAAGGGCAACTACATCATCGACAATTACGCAGAGGATTTGCTCATGGATCAGATTCTGATGCCGGCGACATTTGCCCGAATCCGTGCATGGAACAGGGGGACAGATATGCACCTGGACAGCCCGGATCTCTCCTGTACCCTGTCCCGGTACTTGTTCGGGGAGGCGCACCAGCACCTGGTGGCACGAAGCAGCGACGGGATCTGGTTCACTTTCAGCGAGCGCGGTCTCCAGCCTCTCTATGTGGACATGGCACTGCAGGGTAGCCAGCACCTGAACCTCTCTTCCGTGCCGTCCCTGAACTACTCCGTCTCGATTTACGGCCAACGCCATCTGCGCAATTTCATCGTCGGCAACTCGCAGCCAAACACCATCGCCGGGGGCTCAGACACCGATGTGCTGGAAGGACGTGGTGGAGATGATACTCTCCAGGGTTCGGCCGGAGAGGACTATCTCTCCGGGGGCCAAGGAGCTGATGAAATCCACGGCGGTGAAGGCACGGACTGGATCTTAGGCGGCGCCGGCAGTGATATCCTTTACCCTGGGCTGGGGGCAGACCGTGTTCACGGCGGAAGCGGCTCGGACACCTTGTTGTTTGCGGGAGACCCCGAGAAGAGCAAGGGAGTGCTGGTCAACCTGGAGCTTGGCTTCGGCATCGGGGCGGATGCAGACGGTGATTTATACTACACGGTGGAGA from Stegostoma tigrinum isolate sSteTig4 chromosome 10, sSteTig4.hap1, whole genome shotgun sequence includes these protein-coding regions:
- the LOC132210070 gene encoding uncharacterized protein LOC132210070 — translated: MDWKLCYFWLVSFLLVWEIQAPGNNNEGVPDNFRFITEHSNNIQDAKWMVEEQKKARQLLNHWKDADVTGTSKVNNNNLQEAGGENDAIFPEGKDHTVILRMEPDQIVTDASDSIYNKQKIHAGEYRTLLKWNGQEFIFLKSTFQGNAPEVTSRSKLVVVGHGSSQENTLGGMTAHQLSKTILTLRGAESPLAFPSKSVQSLSLVACNVGAGPEGEQFVRDLLIDLRDHELEVGSLSARTAKVSVLPDGTKVTSDPGEDWLRHETSHRRQVRLGEDNQLEDLSDEDSYWTHTYDPDEDIHPLVDQPGHLIWHIDGEEYLVPDTKLDDIIQSKTKQIFDMAEGVTVEEVDRIKISDQKQETVRVRVFETFQQYLANVLDLIRESQVARYRLLRSEYNIKNIQTAWQKQQLPLPDNILDENDMPVIRDEKKLIDIWDRIVNIKKMKKRTKDQETLNKVYESVVNGMKKENRFIQFGEYTLKINLENFYVEPYILPNGEAPPREIDLTYNGLLSSMNAAAYFKQNAIAWVTGEANMISNNVNEHDAVIVAATHLAEVARNPRMVLMNSLLCGQSRNARQFIESHPMARGGTWGTNHANIGLQTVETDKVRDLSRAVLKEWMRSTLFGFSLTQNSENLPPKADQNDFDRYINSEVFNNLPEIPTMQTYSYQSLSRDIVDHMRRLEDSVLGKSLRPRVALKMANDIQYLEREVTQSVKSQEEVDRVEYEVVHGSARLEKGSLTVKIQSKSGPSISKELQVPTKVEKLTSEELLDEHFRGLGQVSEGGSHAMERVNYALGVYGTLMGFQGAREFLEQGRDVEGGIMLAQGIHGLGELAGINGEVSSLLERSAHRALTSIATQMEGKAAQSLLGKMSKLGKITEAPVLSTAFAAFNIYEDVERKSPLGYADAALDGAILLTGLAGPEMAPVTLALTIIRLGLDPLYSEIKSSLESLPARASTGQRCLAVLKGIALALRDIGQSILDVAAEFSPWSLAYRIPQLDERHRKDMKFIEELKSAESYFTITGDTQADGCHGVVDFLSG